A genomic window from Abyssisolibacter fermentans includes:
- a CDS encoding Asp23/Gls24 family envelope stress response protein, protein MKVLALVGKSGTGKSYKSMLIAKKYNIQYIIDDGLLIKGNKILTGKSAKSEKTTISAVKRALFLEDNHKYNVINALRKENPQKLLILGTSTKMINRIIEALELDKIDKYIKIEDISTRDEIDIANNCRFQEGKHVIPVPTFEIKKDFSGYFIDKLKIFKKKGSTKEQFIEKSVVRPTYSYLGKYTISQNVLKNLVKYSCEKTEDIDKCSNIYIESKAQGIIINLDVIMQYGKNICFLMGILQKRIIKEIEHMTSLNILSVNVCVKKLRFK, encoded by the coding sequence ATGAAGGTTTTGGCATTAGTAGGTAAAAGCGGTACCGGTAAAAGTTATAAATCTATGCTAATTGCAAAAAAATATAATATACAATACATTATAGACGATGGTTTATTGATAAAAGGTAATAAAATTTTAACTGGAAAATCAGCCAAAAGTGAGAAAACTACAATAAGCGCAGTTAAAAGAGCATTGTTTTTAGAGGATAATCATAAATATAACGTAATTAATGCTTTAAGAAAAGAAAACCCGCAGAAATTGCTTATTTTAGGTACATCAACAAAAATGATTAATAGGATAATAGAAGCTTTAGAATTAGATAAAATTGATAAATATATTAAAATAGAAGACATATCTACTAGAGATGAAATTGATATAGCAAATAATTGTAGATTTCAGGAAGGTAAGCATGTTATACCTGTTCCTACATTTGAAATAAAAAAGGATTTTTCAGGATATTTTATAGATAAACTTAAAATATTTAAGAAAAAGGGTAGTACAAAAGAGCAATTTATTGAAAAATCTGTAGTGAGACCTACTTATAGTTATCTTGGAAAATATACAATATCTCAAAATGTATTAAAAAACCTAGTAAAATATTCATGTGAAAAAACAGAAGATATAGATAAATGCAGTAATATATATATAGAAAGTAAAGCGCAAGGAATTATTATTAATTTAGATGTAATTATGCAATATGGCAAAAATATTTGTTTTCTGATGGGAATACTTCAAAAGAGAATAATAAAGGAAATTGAACATATGACTTCATTAAATATATTGTCTGTAAATGTTTGCGTAAAAAAGTTAAGATTTAAATAA
- a CDS encoding ABC-F family ATP-binding cassette domain-containing protein, translating to MIVLSCTNISKTYVTDKILDDVSFSINSSEKVGLIGINGAGKTTLFNILMGKISKDSGQVYTSKTSKIGHLEQHSKMNSNNNIYQELLEIFEPIINMEKTLRNLEHEISKESVNPDSKVLKKLMNKYSNLTEEFADCNGYGYESEIKGVLKGLGFNEEQFSQPINELSGGQKTRIFLAKLLLKKPDILLLDEPTNHLDLESIDWLEKFLKDYKGSIIIVSHDRYFLDNVVTRILQLEDSKLKSYNGNYSTYIDKRKKELELMKKKYELQKDEINRQKEIIKNLSLGGKRAIRQAQSREKMLKKMDELKKPPSERKKANITFTPSIKSGNNVLFVEALAKSFNNKKLFNNIGFNIYKNEKVGIIGPNGIGKSTLFKIIMGKLDFDSGNFKLGHNVNIGYFDQEQENLNYDKTIMDEIWDEHTYFNHYEIRSILAQFLFTGDDIFKEISTLSGGERSRLALLKLMLSKANFLLMDEPTNHLDVDSKEVLEDSLLKYEGTVLVISHDRYFLNKVANKILYFDKNMMQEYLGNYDYYVEKKNELNSVETEENDQITKTKMKLERKKQKQLQKEQRMLKKQVKETEAKILELENKINEYEQLLCKPDVYNNPQTSSDLNKELVKTKNNLEAVYEKWVELND from the coding sequence ATGATTGTTTTATCATGTACTAATATAAGCAAAACCTATGTAACTGACAAAATACTTGATGATGTTAGCTTCTCTATTAACTCTAGCGAAAAAGTTGGCTTAATTGGCATAAATGGTGCTGGAAAAACCACACTTTTTAATATATTAATGGGTAAAATTTCCAAAGATTCTGGGCAAGTTTACACTTCTAAAACATCTAAAATAGGTCATTTAGAGCAACATTCTAAAATGAATAGTAATAATAATATTTATCAGGAACTTTTAGAAATATTCGAGCCTATCATTAATATGGAAAAAACGCTGAGAAATTTAGAGCATGAAATAAGTAAGGAGAGCGTTAATCCTGATTCTAAGGTTTTAAAAAAGCTTATGAATAAATATTCTAACCTAACTGAAGAATTTGCAGATTGTAACGGTTATGGCTATGAAAGTGAAATTAAAGGTGTTTTAAAAGGCTTAGGCTTTAATGAAGAACAATTTTCACAACCAATAAACGAGCTAAGTGGTGGACAAAAGACAAGGATTTTTCTTGCAAAACTATTGCTTAAAAAGCCTGATATTCTGCTACTAGATGAACCTACTAATCATTTAGACTTAGAATCTATTGATTGGTTAGAAAAATTTCTTAAAGATTATAAGGGTTCTATAATAATAGTATCTCACGATAGATATTTCTTAGATAATGTTGTGACCAGAATTTTACAACTAGAAGATTCCAAGTTGAAATCATATAATGGCAATTACAGCACATATATAGATAAAAGAAAAAAAGAGCTCGAATTAATGAAGAAAAAATATGAACTTCAAAAAGATGAAATAAACCGCCAAAAAGAAATAATTAAAAATCTTTCTCTTGGTGGTAAAAGAGCTATTAGACAAGCTCAAAGTAGAGAAAAAATGTTGAAGAAAATGGATGAATTAAAAAAGCCACCTTCCGAAAGGAAAAAAGCAAATATAACTTTTACGCCTAGTATTAAAAGTGGTAATAATGTACTTTTTGTTGAAGCTTTAGCTAAAAGCTTTAATAATAAAAAGCTTTTTAATAATATAGGCTTTAATATTTATAAAAATGAAAAGGTAGGTATTATTGGTCCTAACGGTATTGGAAAATCAACCTTATTTAAAATAATAATGGGCAAACTAGATTTTGATAGCGGAAACTTTAAATTAGGTCATAATGTAAATATTGGATATTTTGATCAAGAGCAAGAAAATTTAAATTATGATAAAACTATTATGGATGAAATATGGGATGAACATACTTATTTTAACCATTATGAGATTAGAAGTATCTTAGCTCAGTTCCTTTTTACTGGCGATGATATTTTTAAAGAAATTTCAACATTGAGCGGAGGAGAAAGAAGCAGATTAGCTCTACTTAAATTGATGCTTTCAAAAGCTAACTTTTTATTAATGGATGAGCCGACTAATCATTTGGATGTAGACTCAAAGGAAGTACTGGAAGACTCTCTCCTAAAATATGAAGGAACAGTTCTTGTTATTTCTCATGATAGGTATTTTTTAAACAAAGTTGCAAATAAGATACTGTACTTTGACAAAAATATGATGCAAGAATATCTTGGTAACTATGATTATTATGTTGAAAAGAAAAACGAACTTAATTCTGTGGAAACTGAAGAAAATGATCAAATCACAAAAACTAAAATGAAATTAGAAAGAAAAAAACAAAAACAGCTACAAAAAGAACAGCGTATGCTTAAAAAGCAAGTTAAAGAAACTGAAGCCAAAATATTAGAACTAGAAAATAAAATAAATGAATATGAACAGCTTCTCTGTAAGCCAGATGTTTATAATAATCCACAAACAAGCTCTGATCTTAACAAGGAACTTGTTAAAACAAAAAACAATCTAGAAGCTGTATATGAAAAATGGGTAGAATTGAACGACTAA
- a CDS encoding redox-sensing transcriptional repressor Rex — translation MAKNNKVSMAVVRRLPKYYRYLSELKEKEIMRISSKELSKLTGFTASQIRQDLNNFGGFGQQGYGYNVEDLQVQLGKILGLDKVYETIIVGAGNLGQAIANYKGFALAGFKVTALFDKNPKMVGLNIRGIQIHDMDELEDYIENNEVEIGIICTPKEGSQEIADILVNSGIKAIWNFAPADLKVPEEVVIENVHLNESLYTLSFLMKRNND, via the coding sequence ATGGCTAAAAATAATAAGGTTTCTATGGCAGTTGTAAGAAGATTGCCAAAATATTATAGGTATTTGTCAGAACTTAAAGAGAAAGAAATAATGAGGATATCTTCTAAAGAATTAAGTAAATTAACTGGGTTTACTGCTTCACAAATAAGACAAGATCTAAATAATTTCGGAGGATTTGGTCAACAAGGTTATGGATATAATGTAGAAGACTTGCAGGTTCAATTAGGGAAAATACTTGGCTTAGACAAGGTGTATGAAACTATTATTGTAGGTGCGGGGAATTTAGGTCAAGCAATTGCTAATTATAAAGGATTTGCACTTGCAGGGTTTAAAGTAACTGCATTATTTGATAAAAATCCTAAAATGGTAGGTTTGAATATAAGAGGTATTCAAATCCATGATATGGATGAACTAGAGGATTATATTGAAAATAATGAAGTTGAAATAGGGATTATCTGTACTCCAAAAGAAGGAAGTCAAGAAATCGCCGATATTCTAGTTAATAGTGGAATCAAAGCGATTTGGAATTTTGCCCCAGCAGATTTAAAAGTTCCTGAAGAAGTTGTTATAGAAAATGTTCATCTTAATGAAAGTTTATATACATTATCTTTTCTAATGAAAAGAAATAATGATTAA
- the tsaD gene encoding tRNA (adenosine(37)-N6)-threonylcarbamoyltransferase complex transferase subunit TsaD, with product MNLITLAIETSCDETSVAVLEDGRKVLSNIIASQINLHKKFGGVVPEVASRKHIEKIDIVIQEALDEANVNFEDIDIIGTTYGPGLVGALLVGLSSAKALAYSLEKPLVGVNHIEGHISANYIADLELKPPFLCLVVSGGHTHLAYVEDYGQYELLGKTRDDAAGEAFDKVARAMGLGYPGGPIIDKLAALGDYTAIDFPRAYLEAGSFDFSFSGLKSAVLNYLNTNKQKGIEINIENVAASFQKAVVDVLVDKTIKAAELKKVSTIALAGGVASNDGLRKQMEERCIKEGYKLIYPSKILCTDNAAMIGCAAYYNYLNGKISDLDLNGVPNLKLGE from the coding sequence ATAAATTTGATTACACTTGCAATAGAAACTTCATGTGATGAGACTTCGGTAGCAGTATTAGAAGATGGAAGAAAGGTATTATCTAATATAATTGCTTCACAGATAAATTTACATAAAAAATTTGGAGGAGTTGTACCAGAAGTAGCATCAAGAAAACACATAGAAAAAATAGATATAGTTATACAAGAGGCTTTAGATGAAGCAAATGTTAATTTTGAAGATATAGACATAATAGGTACAACATATGGACCAGGGCTAGTAGGTGCGTTATTAGTAGGACTATCAAGTGCAAAAGCATTGGCATATTCCTTAGAAAAACCTCTAGTAGGTGTAAATCATATAGAAGGACATATAAGTGCAAATTATATAGCGGATTTAGAACTAAAGCCGCCATTTTTGTGTTTAGTTGTATCAGGAGGACATACTCACCTTGCATATGTCGAAGATTATGGTCAGTATGAACTATTAGGGAAAACAAGGGATGATGCAGCAGGTGAAGCGTTTGACAAAGTAGCAAGAGCTATGGGCTTGGGCTATCCAGGAGGTCCTATAATAGATAAATTAGCAGCACTAGGAGATTACACGGCTATTGATTTTCCAAGAGCGTATTTGGAAGCAGGGAGTTTTGATTTCAGCTTTAGTGGATTAAAATCTGCAGTTTTAAACTATTTAAATACTAACAAACAGAAAGGTATTGAAATAAATATTGAAAATGTAGCAGCTAGTTTTCAAAAGGCTGTTGTAGATGTACTTGTGGATAAAACTATTAAAGCAGCAGAATTAAAAAAAGTATCTACTATAGCATTAGCGGGAGGAGTTGCTTCTAATGATGGTCTCAGAAAACAAATGGAAGAAAGATGTATAAAAGAAGGTTATAAGCTAATATATCCTTCAAAAATACTATGTACTGATAATGCAGCTATGATCGGATGCGCTGCGTATTACAATTACTTAAATGGTAAAATATCAGACTTAGATTTAAATGGAGTTCCGAATTTAAAATTAGGTGAGTAA
- a CDS encoding DUF6530 family protein, which produces MRIPTNLKHKPVIVSENYENIDGRYAYDSDAKGLSLGLAQWNDRGKVDISAKIWRYTGEKWSRQSEEMPLHRVLDLAILICRTKLHFKEAYRYEKSYDTKNPIIERVGLQGDAMTVSVCIDNDRINEDIELFSRALSDDDELISERLNTLSGILKEMGY; this is translated from the coding sequence ATGAGAATACCAACTAATTTAAAACATAAACCCGTTATTGTATCAGAAAACTATGAAAATATTGATGGCAGATATGCTTATGACTCAGATGCTAAAGGTCTTTCATTAGGCTTAGCTCAGTGGAATGACAGGGGAAAGGTAGATATTTCAGCAAAAATATGGAGATATACAGGCGAAAAATGGTCAAGGCAATCTGAGGAAATGCCACTTCATCGAGTACTAGACCTTGCAATTCTTATTTGTAGAACTAAACTTCATTTTAAAGAGGCTTATAGATATGAAAAATCATATGATACAAAAAATCCCATTATAGAAAGAGTAGGATTACAGGGTGATGCTATGACAGTATCTGTATGTATTGATAATGATAGAATTAATGAAGATATTGAATTATTTAGCCGAGCTCTTAGTGATGACGATGAACTTATTTCCGAGCGTTTGAACACTTTATCAGGAATACTTAAGGAGATGGGTTATTAA
- a CDS encoding Yip1 family protein, with protein sequence MSENKDNDKLQLEDQQDIPQDFVFEEDEKLNPIQMIVNVFVKPDKAFRNLATFPNVLLPILIIVIGFPILGFLIQGKEQYIQNMINQYNTMGVTPPTMDALSTQYYTNMLVTGLGPLIFLLFKGFIVSGIGSFVGGEVEKFKETYSVLAYAYLPVFLGQILISILALAVGNLNIHFSLAVLMPNSMAGTFWYTILQQFDIFVIWYQILAIIGISYMYKLEKKLAAIAVLLSWITWILIYTGVNTLLVSAYGA encoded by the coding sequence GTGAGTGAGAATAAGGATAACGACAAATTACAATTAGAAGATCAACAAGATATTCCCCAAGATTTTGTATTTGAAGAAGATGAAAAACTTAATCCTATTCAAATGATAGTTAATGTTTTTGTAAAACCAGATAAAGCATTCAGGAATTTAGCAACTTTTCCAAATGTACTTTTGCCAATTTTAATTATTGTAATTGGATTTCCTATTTTAGGCTTTTTAATTCAAGGAAAAGAACAGTACATTCAAAATATGATAAATCAGTATAACACTATGGGTGTTACACCACCTACTATGGATGCATTATCAACACAGTATTATACAAATATGTTAGTTACCGGTTTAGGTCCTTTGATCTTTTTACTGTTTAAAGGATTTATTGTTAGTGGTATTGGTTCATTTGTTGGGGGAGAAGTTGAGAAATTTAAGGAAACCTATTCAGTTTTAGCATATGCATATTTGCCAGTTTTTCTAGGACAAATATTAATTTCCATATTAGCACTAGCTGTTGGAAATCTAAATATTCATTTTAGTTTAGCTGTACTTATGCCTAACTCAATGGCAGGCACTTTTTGGTATACTATATTACAGCAATTTGATATATTTGTTATATGGTATCAAATATTAGCAATAATAGGTATATCTTATATGTACAAATTAGAAAAGAAACTTGCTGCTATTGCAGTATTACTTTCTTGGATTACATGGATATTAATTTATACAGGTGTTAATACCTTGCTTGTATCAGCTTATGGAGCATAG